From Vigna unguiculata cultivar IT97K-499-35 chromosome 5, ASM411807v1, whole genome shotgun sequence, the proteins below share one genomic window:
- the LOC114185591 gene encoding photosynthetic NDH subunit of lumenal location 3, chloroplastic: MNNLSVSHFTHLSSLIIMPPLTNLHGVSKTLIPLTCLPNAHNTIKRAQVVGFLGSKTQEEEEEEEASECSVQTTRRAAAIGLTTLVLTWPFNDKISSAKDNGFWVEDHPLPRLTVTNNIANEKTGTRSFLKRGLFMPDIGLKGSVQRIKRYSFDLLAMADLVHADTLNYVRKYLRLKSTIIYYDFDKLISATPVDDEKQQLTDMANKLFDNFERLEEASRKKSLPETQSCYQETEVLLKDVMDRMDVLYETI, translated from the exons ATGAACAATCTCTCTGTTTCACACTTCACTCATTTGAGTTCCTTAATCATCATGCCTCCTCTCACAAACTTGCATGGAGTCTCCAAAACCTTAATTCCCCTCACATGTCTTCCAAATGCACACAACACCATAAAAAGAGCACAAGTAGTTGGATTTCTTGGAAGCAAAActcaagaagaagaagaagaagaagaagcatcAGAATGCTCAGTTCAGACCACAAGAAGAGCAGCAGCTATAGGGCTTACCACTCTAGTCCTCACATGGCCATTCAATGACAAGATTTCATCAGCCAAAGATAATGGTTTCTGGGTTGAAGATCACCCTCTTCCTCGATTAACTGTCACTAACA ATATTGCAAATGAGAAAACGGGGACACGTTCTTTTCTTAAAAGGGGATTGTTCATGCCAGATATTGGACTGAAAGGGAGTGTGCAAAGGATTAAGAGGTATTCCTTTGATCTTCTAGCGATGGCAGATTTGGTTCATGCAGACACACTCAACTATGTGAGGAAGTACCTTAGACTCAAGTCTACCATCATATACTATGATTTTGACAAGCTTATCTCTGCCACTCCAGTGGATGATGAAAAGCAGCAACTAACTGATATGGCTAACAAACTGTTTGATAATTTTGAAAGG CTTGAAGAAGCTTCGAGGAAGAAAAGTCTACCTGAAACACAATCATGCTATCAGGAAACTGAAGTTTTGCTTAAAGATGTCATGGACCGGATGGATGTATTGTACGAAACAATTTAA
- the LOC114183717 gene encoding thioredoxin-like protein CXXS1, with amino-acid sequence MEDTEKLKKSKVIRIDSQKSWEHYISHVTDQKYPVVVHFSAFWCVPSIVMNPVFEELASNYQDVLFLTLDVDEVKEIASKMEIKAMPTFVLLNGGTPVGKIVGANPDEIRKRIDDFVQSSLSYKSE; translated from the exons atggaggaCACAGAAAAGCTCAAAAAGTCCAAGGTTATCAGAATAGACTCTCAAAAATCATGGGAACACTACATCTCTCATGTCACCGATCAAAAATACCCT GTTGTGGTTCATTTCTCTGCTTTCTGGTGTGTGCCTTCTATAGTAATGAATCCTGTTTTTGAAGAACTGGCCTCCAATTACCAAGATGTTCTGTTTCTGACATTGGATGTGGATGAAGTTAAG GAAATTGCCTCCAAGATGGAGATCAAAGCCATGCCCACTTTTGTGTTGCTGAATGGAGGAACTCCTGTGGGGAAAATTGTTGGTGCAAATCCCGATGAAATAAGGAAAAGGATTGATGATTTTGTTCAGTCAAGTCTCTCCTACAAATCTGAGTGA